One genomic window of Magnolia sinica isolate HGM2019 chromosome 3, MsV1, whole genome shotgun sequence includes the following:
- the LOC131241062 gene encoding GDSL esterase/lipase At1g28600-like, giving the protein MASFSSPTIFSLIHLITVFLTFSISHSLLDCYTSIISFGDSLADTGNKIRQSNYAYYVNRLPYGETYFHHPTGRFSDGRLIVDFIAEELGLPYVPPYLEGSSDGDFRQGVNFAFAGATALDAAFFQERGIPNVYTNNSLGIQLGWFEDLLPSLCSNPPDCEDIFGRSLFLVGEIGGNDYNNPFLRRRSMEEIRTFVPLVINTIGSTVDTLIKYGARTLVVPGNLPIGCSAAYLTVFESPRKEDYDPRTGCLTYLNEFAEYHNRLLLKELDRLRALYPNATIIYADYYNAALRLYRSPRDFGFYDGALTACCGGGGTYNYNTSAKCGYNGATSCDNPSSHVAWDGIHLTEAAYRWIADGLIRGPFLTPSITTPCLSLGSHDQPCYRQ; this is encoded by the exons ATGGCTTCCTTCTCTTCTCCTACCATATTCAGCCTCATTCACCTTATTACGGTTTTCCTCACATTTTCTATCTCCCATTCGTTACTAGATTGCTACACGTCCATCATCAGCTTCGGCGACTCGCTTGCTGACACCGGTAACAAGATCCGCCAATCGAATTATGCCTACTACGTGAACCGACTCCCATATGGAGAGACGTACTTCCATCATCCCACCGGTCGGTTCTCTGACGGACGCCTGATCGTCGACTTCATCG CCGAAGAACTCGGACTTCCATATGTGCCTCCGTATCTTGAGGGTTCCAGCGATGGAGATTTCCGTCAAGGAGTGAATTTTGCGTTTGCAGGAGCTACGGCACTCGATGCTGCCTTCTTCCAAGAGAGAGGGATTCCTAACGTGTACACAAACAACTCTTTGGGAATTCAGCTGGGATGGTTCGAAGATCTGTTGCCTTCTCTCTGCTCCAATCCACcag ATTGTGAAGACATTTTTGGGAggtcactgtttcttgtgggaGAGATTGGAGGCAACGATTACAACAACCCTTTCTTACGGCGAAGGAGCATGGAGGAGATCCGGACCTTTGTACCTCTGGTCATCAATACCATTGGATCAACTGTGGAT ACGTTGATCAAATACGGCGCTAGAACACTTGTGGTCCCTGGTAACCTACCGATCGGCTGCTCAGCGGCATACCTAACGGTCTTCGAGAGCCCAAGAAAGGAAGACTATGACCCTCGAACAGGTTGTCTCACCTACTTGAACGAATTCGCCGAGTATCACAATCGCCTACTGCTGAAGGAGCTGGACCGATTGCGGGCACTGTATCCAAACGCTACCATTATCTACGCCGATTATTACAATGCTGCTCTGCGCCTCTACCGCTCCCCACGAGATTTCG GATTCTACGACGGGGCTCTCACAGCATGCTGTGGAGGGGGTGGGACATACAATTACAACACGTCCGCCAAGTGTGGCTACAATGGGGCTACGTCATGTGACAACCCGTCATCGCATGTGGCCTGGGATGGAATTCACCTAACGGAAGCGGCGTACAGATGGATCGCTGATGGTTTGATAAGAGGACCATTTTTAACTCCTTCCATCACAACCCCATGTCTGTCATTGGGCAGCCATGACCAACCTTGTTACAGGCAATAG